The following nucleotide sequence is from Phycisphaerales bacterium.
GCACTGGGCACCTGCCTGACGCTGGGCTCGGGCGGATCCGGCGGAGTGTTCGCGCCGAGCCTGTACATCGGCGCGACGACGGGCGCAGCGTTCGGCCTCATTCTCGAACGGCTCTCGCTCATACCCGCTGGCGTGACGCCCGCTTCCTATGCCCTCGTCGGCATGGCCGCCGTGATCGCAGGCACGACCTTCGCGCCGCTCACGGCGATTCTGCTGCTGTTCGAACTGACCCGCGAGCCGTTTGTCATGCTACCGGCAATGCTCACGGCCATCATCGCGGCCATCGGCTCGCACCTGTGGATGCGCGACTCAATCTACACGATGAAATTGCGCCAGGCGGGCGTGCTGCTCGGCGGCGGGCGCGACCTGACCATCATGCGCCGCGTGCAGGCCCGCACCGTGCCGCCGACGCCCCTGCCCAGCGAGCCGATCTATCCGTCTGATCCGCTGTCCAAACTCATCGCCATGCACATGCCGCGCACGGCTCCGGACTTCGTCGTCGTCGATGAACACGGCGCTTATCTCGGCATGGTAACGGGCGAAGACCTGCGCACGGCGCTGGTCGATCGCGAGGCCATCCCCCTGCTGCTGGTTGCTGAACTGCTGCGCACGGATCTGCCGACGATCGATCCTGAAGAAACGCTCGACACGGTTCTCGACAAGTTCGCCCAACACGACGTGGCGAGCCTGTGCCTGCTGGCGCAGCGCAACCCGAGCCAGCCGCTCGGCCTGATCACGCGCGCGAAGGTCATTCGCTGCTACCAGGAGGCCATCGCGGCCTCGTAGGCGAACTGCCGCTTGACGGCCGCCGCCGCAAGGCTATCCTCGATGCCGATGGTTGATCGCCTTCACATCGCGACGGACATGATGATGTCCATGCCCAGCCCGGGCGCGGGATTCGAATCCTGCGGCTGGTTGGGCGTCGCTCGCTGATCGACCGTTCCCCACCACCGCAATGACTCGATTCCCCCGTCCGGGCCTGCACCGGACCGCGTTGTGCTTCTGCCTTCAGCACTCCCGAACAAGGGGAATCGAATCATGTCTTACCGCTTTGACACGCTGGCGATCCACGCCGGCCAGCCCAACGACGCCCTCACCGGCGCCGTCGTTACGCCCATCTACCAGACCACCACCTACGCCCAGCATGAACTTGGCGGACAGCCCGACTACTGCTACTCGCGCACGGGCAATCCCGGGCGCACGGCCCTCGAGTCCAGCCTGGCCGCACTCGAAGGCGCGCGATACGGGCTCGCGTTTGCGAGCGGGCTCGCGGCCGTCAACGCCCTGCTCCAGACCCTCAGCGCGGGCGATCATGTCGTCGCTTCGCAGGATCTCTACGGCGGGTGCTACCGCATCTTCACGAAGATCTTCTCGCGTTTCGGCGTCACCTTCTCGCTCATCGACACGACGGACGTGCGCAACGTCGAGCGGGCCATCACTGGCGCGACCCGGCTACTCTGGCTCGAAACACCGTCGAATCCGCTGCTGCGGATCACGGATATCCAGGCGTGCTGCGCCGTCGCGCGAGCGCGCGGCATCCGCAGCGTCGTGGACAACACGTTTGCCACGCCGGTGCATCAGCAGCCGCTGCAACTCGGGGCCGACATCGTCCTGCACTCGACGACCAAGTACATTGGCGGGCACTGCGATGTGCTCGGCGGAGCCCTGGTGACCAACGACGAAGAGACATTCGCCGAATTGAAGTTCGTGCAGAATGCAACCGGCGCCGTTCCGGGGCCGCAGGAGTGCTTCCTGCTGCTGCGCGGCATCAAGACGCTCTCGCTGCGCGTGCGCCAGCACGCCGCCAATGCCCAGCGCATCGCCGAACATCTCGAAGCGCACCCAGAGGTGCGACGCGTGATCTATCCGGGGCTGGGCAGTCACCCGCAGCATGAACTCGCGAAGCGCCAGGCGTCGGGCTTCGGCGCCGTCGTCAGCGTCGAATTCGAAGGCGGCATCGAGCGGGTGAGGTCGCTCATCGGCCAGTTGCGCCTCTGGCCGCTGGCCGAGAGCCTCGGCGGCGTGAAGTCGCTGCTGTGCCACCCCGCGACCATGACCCACGCCGCGGTCGAGCCGGCCGAGCGTCGTCGCATCGGAATCGGCGACGGCCTCTTGCGCCTCTCGGTCGGCATCGAGGACGTGCACGACCTCATCGACGACCTCGATGCAGCGCTGGAGCAGTCGGCGCGGGCCGGGCGGGAAGAGCAGGTGTCGGCATGATCCGCCTGCTCGATACACCCGTATCAATATCGAAGGCGA
It contains:
- a CDS encoding PLP-dependent transferase, whose protein sequence is MSYRFDTLAIHAGQPNDALTGAVVTPIYQTTTYAQHELGGQPDYCYSRTGNPGRTALESSLAALEGARYGLAFASGLAAVNALLQTLSAGDHVVASQDLYGGCYRIFTKIFSRFGVTFSLIDTTDVRNVERAITGATRLLWLETPSNPLLRITDIQACCAVARARGIRSVVDNTFATPVHQQPLQLGADIVLHSTTKYIGGHCDVLGGALVTNDEETFAELKFVQNATGAVPGPQECFLLLRGIKTLSLRVRQHAANAQRIAEHLEAHPEVRRVIYPGLGSHPQHELAKRQASGFGAVVSVEFEGGIERVRSLIGQLRLWPLAESLGGVKSLLCHPATMTHAAVEPAERRRIGIGDGLLRLSVGIEDVHDLIDDLDAALEQSARAGREEQVSA